A stretch of Acropora muricata isolate sample 2 chromosome 7, ASM3666990v1, whole genome shotgun sequence DNA encodes these proteins:
- the LOC136921665 gene encoding uncharacterized protein — translation MIYIPYSSLTEEEVEQNEPWINELQALYSEAAVIHARYIEEHSQTERKRIEGLSRQETMRAEQEKFHRLLEHMNAKRKSLEAVFETHMEHALNLIESIDKGQEKPAALRRAEKELDVALANCDEIHYRVLELLNKENIEQEIEWIRNIHARYTSVSAKAETLIDNERKSESTQKQNLLQLEKVKMPQFTGDIREYPRFKTDFNTQVLPVINKENAAYILRSCLDKDATGAVKSTDDNLELLWKRLDEVFGDPAKVVDVIMNSIQATRVITEGQSKKLLDFINIIENGYRDLQRLGLEKEITTTSSVSMIEKKLPADLKREWARLVSCADSNIDKTDKFPSLLRFLLDQKSAIEYENSELRTTNEYRAKGSAHYVQREEEMNAQTQSARRRCLLHDDANHWTSECKLYLSKSVKEKRKILKEKGACWSCLRRGHRIQDCKSKRACGVNGCEKRHHKSLHEEVSTDAIANVCNQNIKPCLLQVQKILTTKGWANVLWDTGASLSFITNKKAKSEKLKGTKTELSVVKVGGMKERLHSHKYKLPLIDKEGHTVHFEVYGIDKITVDIPTIDQNAVQQLFKDVPNAGIDRPVGEVDVLIGFNYANFHPQREQSVEHLLLLKNRFGRCIGGTHPKVKEDTKHHELNNIQFLREVSPSVEDFYKIENLGIECKPRCGGCKCGRCPLGSKNYTLKEERELALIEENLNYDEKAREWIAQYPWLKDPRELPDNKKAAIGKLISTEQRLSRNTEHAKVYQQQIDDMLNRKVARKLTEDELKEYKGPIHYISHHEVLKPDSKTTPVRIVFNSSANYMGHILNDYWAKGPDLLNNILGILVRFRENPVAFIGDIKKMYHTVATTTLDHHTHRFLWRDMNSNKEPDTYVIQRVSFGDKPSGAIATVALRKTAEMSKDRYPEATEIILTNTYMDDIIESVDTESKAKQLTDDIENLLEQGGFKLKEWIYSGIQSNKNDEQVVIESHMTTEKVLGVVWTPRTDEFTFKVQMTLSSPKSKKKRASRRAASNGTNQTSQTSTGLTKRKILSHVNSIYDPLGLASPYTVRAKILMRQLWTSETKFDWDDPISETYAQEWKMFFDDLGEMSKMTTKRCIRPVDAVGQPILILFSDGSNNAYGTCAYARWKLSSGGFDTNLILAKNRLAPIKTISIDRIELCGAVLSKRIKVFLQEQCRYTFERCYHIVDSQIVHAMIQRESYGFNTFAATRIGEIQESTNIADWYWTEGKHNIADLLTRGKKPSDISLGSVWQKGPDFLRRAEDEWPIIQKPIAYNTLPDTIKSVKTANSVVNTKDSLAEPIDISRFSRYDKLLRVTARILMIFEKRPKASFKNATLDLTPDDISKSEIFWIIQSQKSMSEDLRKGRYKRLCPRKRDDGIYVVGERARRWMEMTYNKGELVLLPYDHRFSRLYAEHIHQRGHLGVLSTTSKIRSRFWIVKLIKLVKAMKRNCVICRKMDKNYRRIQDFISYTVDALGV, via the coding sequence ATGATTTATATACCTTATTCCTCCCTCACGGAAGAAGAAGTCGAGCAAAATGAACCCTGGATAAACGAGCTACAAGCATTATACAGTGAAGCAGCAGTAATACACGCTAGATACATTGAAGAGCACAgccaaacagaaagaaaacgaaTTGAAGGCCTGAGTCGACAGGAAACAATGCGTGCGGAACAAGAGAAATTTCATCGATTGTTAGAGCACATGAACGCGAAAAGGAAATCACTTGAAGCAGTCTTTGAAACCCACATGGAACACGCACTTAACTTAATCGAATCAATAGACAAAGGTCAAGAAAAACCGGCAGCTCTACGAAGGGCTGAAAAGGAGCTTGATGTTGCACTAGCTAATTGTGACGAAATACATTATAGGGTGCTCGAGCTACTGAACAAGGAAAACATAGAGCAAGAAATCGAATGGATTCGAAACATTCACGCGCGCTACACTAGTGTAAGCGCAAAGGCCGAAACACTTATCGACAACGAAAGAAAAAGCGAAAGCACACAGAAGCAGAACCTGCTGCAACTAGAAAAGGTAAAAATGCCGCAATTCACAGGCGACATACGCGAATATCCAAGATTTAAAACCGATTTCAACACGCAAGTCCTACCAgtaataaacaaagaaaatgcagCCTACATACTTCGATCTTGCCTAGACAAAGACGCGACCGGCGCTGTAAAGAGTACCGATGATAACCTTGAATTACTATGGAAACGTCTGGACGAAGTGTTTGGAGATCCAGCTAAAGTAGTTGATGTCATAATGAACTCGATCCAGGCAACAAGAGTAATTACGGAGGGCCAAAGCAAAAAACTGCTAGACTTTATCAACATCATTGAAAACGGCTACAGAGACCTGCAGAGGCTCGGGTTGGAAAAGGAAATAACTACAACAAGCTCCGTGAGCATGATAGAAAAGAAATTACCAGCTGACCTGAAACGAGAATGGGCTAGACTCGTAAGTTGTGCTGATAGCAATATTGACAAGACAGACAAGTTCCCTAGCCTCTTGCGATTTCTTTTGGACCAAAAATCAGCGATCGAGTACGAAAACTCCGAATTACGAACGACGAACGAATACAGAGCGAAAGGATCCGCTCACTACGTGCAAAGAGAGGAAGAAATGAATGCGCAGACCCAAAGTGCAAGACGTAGATGTCTCCTGCACGACGATGCAAACCACTGGACAAGCGAATGCAAACTTTACCTCTCAAAATCAGtaaaggaaaagagaaagatCCTAAAGGAAAAGGGTGCTTGCTGGTCGTGTCTAAGACGCGGTCACAGAATCCAGGATTGTAAGTCTAAAAGGGCGTGCGGCGTAAACGGCTGCGAGAAGAGACATCATAAATCGCTACATGAAGAAGTGTCAACAGACGCAATCGCCAACGTGTGTAATCAAAATATCAAACCGTGCTTACTACAGGTTCAGAAGATCCTGACGACGAAAGGATGGGCCAATGTCTTATGGGATACCGGTGCATCACTCAGCTTCATCACGAACAAGAAAGCAAAGTCAGAAAAGTTGAAGGGTACTAAAACAGAGTTATCCGTGGTTAAAGTCGGAGGAATGAAGGAAAGACTCCACTCGCACAAATACAAACTTCCGTTGATCGATAAAGAAGGACACACTGTACACTTTGAAGTATACGGCATCGATAAAATAACAGTCGATATTCCCACCATTGACCAAAACGCCGTTCAACAACTGTTCAAAGATGTACCGAATGCAGGCATAGACAGACCTGTCGGTGAAGTTGACGTGCTAATCGGGTTCAATTACGCCAACTTTCATCCACAAAGAGAGCAAAGCGTAGAACATCTACTTCTGTTGAAGAACCGCTTCGGAAGATGCATTGGAGGCACACATCCAAAGGTGAAGGAAGACACAAAGCATCACGAGCTCAACAACATACAGTTCCTAAGAGAAGTCTCACCTAGCGTGGAAGACTTttataaaattgaaaacctgGGAATAGAATGCAAACCGCGATGTGGAGGATGCAAATGCGGAAGATGTCCGCTTGGCAGCAAAAATTACACCCTAAAAGAAGAAAGGGAACTTGCCCTTATAGAAGAAAACCTAAATTATGATGAGAAAGCCAGAGAATGGATAGCGCAGTATCCATGGTTGAAAGATCCACGTGAACTTCCGGATAACAAGAAAGCAGCAATTGGAAAATTAATTTCTACTGAACAAAGACTATCAAGAAACACCGAGCACGCTAAGGTCTACCAGCAACAGATAGACGACATGTTAAACCGTAAAGTCGCGCGAAAACTAACGGAAGACGAATTGAAAGAGTATAAAGGCCCGATACACTACATCTCGCACCACGAAGTCTTAAAACCTGATTCAAAAACCACTCCGGTAAGGATAGTATTCAATAGCAGTGCCAATTATATGGGCCATATTTTAAATGACTACTGGGCAAAAGGACCCGACCTGCTGAACAATATCCTTGGAATACTTGTAAGGTTTCGCGAGAATCCAGTGGCATTTATTGGAGACATCAAGAAGATGTACCACACTGTAGCAACGACAACTTTAGATCATCATACACATCGATTTTTATGGCGTGACATGAACAGCAATAAAGAACCAGACACCTATGTCATACAAAGAGTTTCATTTGGCGACAAACCGTCCGGCGCGATCGCAACTGTCGCATTACGCAAAACTGCAGAGATGAGTAAAGACCGATACCCAGAGGCGACGGAAATTATTCTCACTAACACGTACATGGATGACATTATAGAGAGCGTTGACACAGAAAGCAAAGCGAAGCAACTAACAGATGATATAGAAAATCTACTAGAACAGGGAGGATTCAAGCTAAAGGAATGGATTTATTCAGGTATCCAGTCAAATAAAAATGACGAACAAGTGGTGATCGAATCTCATATGACGACAGAAAAGGTCCTCGGCGTGGTCTGGACCCCTCGAACAGATGAGTTTACATTCAAAGTGCAGATGACTCTATCGTCGCCTAAGTCAAAGAAAAAACGCGCATCAAGAAGAGCAGCGTCTAATGGCACCAATCAAACGTCGCAGACTTCGACTGGTttaactaaaagaaaaattctttctCACGTTAACAGCATTTATGATCCACTAGGCCTTGCTAGTCCATATACAGTGAGAGCTAAGATACTAATGAGACAATTATGGACCAGTGAAACAAAGTTCGACTGGGATGACCCCATATCAGAAACCTATGCCCAAGAATGGAAAATGTTCTTTGATGATCTTGGTGAAATGTCGAAAATGACTACTAAACGATGTATCAGACCAGTTGACGCGGTCGGTCAGCCAATTCTTATTCTATTCAGTGACGGGTCAAATAATGCGTATGGCACGTGTGCCTATGCGCGGTGGAAATTATCATCCGGCGGATTCGATACCAACCTTATACTGGCAAAAAATCGGCTAGCACCAATTAAAACAATATCGATTGATCGCATAGAACTTTGTGGAGCAGTACTCAGTAAAAGAATCAAAGTATTTCTCCAAGAGCAATGCAGATATACATTTGAACGATGTTACCATATTGTTGACTCGCAGATTGTCCATGCAATGATACAAAGGGAATCGTATGGTTTCAACACATTTGCGGCCACGAGAATTGGAGAAATACAAGAAAGTACGAACATTGCGGATTGGTATTGGACAGAAGGAAAACATAACATTGCGGATTTACTAACGCGAGGTAAAAAACCATCTGATATCAGCCTGGGAAGCGTTTGGCAGAAAGGCCCAGACTTTCTTAGGCGGGCGGAGGATGAATGGCCAATCATTCAAAAGCCGATTGCATACAATACTCTTCCAGACACCATCAAAAGTGTAAAAACGGCCAATTCAGTCGTTAACACAAAGGATTCGCTTGCAGAACCGATTGATATCTCACGATTTTCAAGATATGACAAATTATTGAGAGTAACAGCTAGGATCCTGATGATATTTGAAAAAAGGCCTAAAGCGTCATTCAAGAATGCAACACTAGACTTGACACCTGACGACATTTCGAAAAGCGAAATATTCTGGATTATACAGTCTCAAAAATCTATGTCAGAAGACTTAAGGAAAGGGCGATATAAACGGCTTTGTCCTAGAAAACGGGATGACGGTATCTATGTAGTTGGAGAACGAGCACGCCGTTGGATGGAAATGACTTATAACAAAGGAGAACTAGTTCTCTTGCCTTACGATCACCGTTTCTCCAGGTTATATGCTGAGCATATTCATCAACGCGGACATCTCGGAGTTTTATCTACAACGAGTAAAATCAGATCAAGATTTTGGATTGTAAAACTTATCAAACTGGTCAAAGCAATGAAACGTAACTGTGTAATTTGTAGAAAGATGGACAAAAATTATAGGCGTATCCAGGACTTCATTTCGTACACCGTGGATGCATTGGGGGTGTAA
- the LOC136922975 gene encoding tetratricopeptide repeat protein 28-like — MDDIKKAIEYLKKHLTTAIENGDRGREGGAYGNLGSAYQSLGDYRKAIECYQKHLRIAREIGDRGGEGQANGGLGIVYQSLGDYRKAIEYYEKHLEIAIQICNRDGEGVAYGNLGIAYQSLGDYRKALDYHEKQLKIATEIGHRKGEGGAYGNLGDTYRSLGDYRKAIQCLEKHLKIAIEIGDRKGEGQANGSLGNAYGSLGYYRKAIEYHEKHLKIAREIGDRGGEGGGYGNLGNAYQSLSDYRKAIKYHKKHLKIAMETGDRGGEGGAYGNLGTSYKTLGDYRKAIEFHKKHLKIAIEVGDRGGEGTAYGSLGNAYLSMGDYRKAIEHHEKHLKIAIEIGDRRGEGRAYGSLCNAYQSLGDCRKVMEYQEKCLQIATEIGDRGGEGGAYAILGNAFQSMGNCRKAIEYYDKDLQIATETGDWAAEGKAYGRLGSAYQSLGDYRKAIKYQEKNLKIAIDIGDRGGEEAAYGHLGIDYHSLGDYGKAIEYQEKQLKIAIEIGDRGGEEAAYGNLGNVYQSLVDYQKAMGYHEKQLKIAIEIGDRGGEARAYGSLGNVYQSQGDYRKAMEYQEKQLKISTEIGDREGEGKGYGSLGNAYHSLGDHRKATAYYEKNLKIAKEIGDQGEEGRAYHNIGIQFIFLKEIGKAVDNFRSAVGVFNSLRYLLKSRDVWKINFREVHEAAYTALWVSLLRIEKIDEALFAAEEGRAQTLSDNLSIQYKLDADLSSATIDIKGTISRLLTKISLPTLFLATEDFTTNIWFLRRGKEVRFRKGRLECDRREKDPLHALLQSCLKKIGADDTERCEDRTFDKIDNECSFGLEMRREGVGKPSSPPLDNPFQPFYDAVINPILDLLESQDDELVIVPDGALCLTPWSAVIESIRIRIVPSLTSYQLILSVPEGHHRKKGTLLVGNPCLKELEKPFHDLPCAQEEVEMIASILKTTPLTGIHATKAEVMKRMSSVGLIHIAAHGDERTWEIALSPNPGWCSKFPQTEDYILKMSDVHAANLRAHLVVLSCCHSGRGRVLKGEGVVGIARAFLAAGSRSVLVALWAIDDEATMVFMKSFYQHLKEGKTASAAVQQSMKFLRESEQFSEMKYWAPFQLIGDDVKIEFEEDDDVKN; from the coding sequence ATGGATGACATTAAAAAGGCGATTGAGTACCTAAAAAAGCATTTAACAACTGCAATAGAAAATGGTGATCGCGGccgagaaggaggagcctacggaaatctcggttctgcttaccagtcactgggtgactatcgaaaagccatcgagtgttatcaaaaacatttaagaattgcaagagaaattggtgatcggggcggagaaggacaagccaatggaggtctcggtattgtttaccagtcactgggtgactatcgaaaagcaattgagtattatgaaaaacatttagaaattgcaatacaAATTTGTAATCGGGACGgcgaaggagtagcctatggaaatctcggtattgcttaccagtcactgggtgactatcgaaaagcccttgattatcatgaaaaacagttaaaaattgcaacagaaattggcCATCGGAagggagaaggaggagcctatggaaatctaggtGATACTTACCggtcacttggtgactatcgaaaagccattcagtgtcttgaaaaacatttaaaaattgcaatagaaattggtgatcggaaaggagaaggacaagccaatggaagtctcggtaatgcttatggGTCACTGGGgtactatcgaaaagccatcgagtatcatgaaaaacatttgaaaattgcaagagaaattggtgatcggggcggagaaggaggaggctatggaaatcttggaaatgcttaccagtcactaagtgactatcgaaaagccattaagtatcataaaaaacatttaaaaattgcaatggaaactggtgatcggggcggagaaggtgGAGCCTACGGAAACCTCGGTACATCTTACAAaacactgggtgactatcgaaaagccattgagtttcataaaaaacatttaaaaattgcaatagaagttggtgatcggggcggagaaggaacagcctatggaagtctcggtaatgcttacctgtcaatgggtgactatcgaaaggccattgagcatcatgaaaaacatttgaaaattgcaatagaaattggtgatcgaagaggagaaggaagagcctatggaagtctctgtaatgcttaccagtcactgggtgactgtcGAAAAGTCATGGAGTATCAAGAAAAGTGTTtgcaaattgcaacagaaattggagatcggggcggagaaggaggagcctatgcaATTCTTGGTAATGCTTTCCAGTCAATGGGTAactgtcgaaaagccattgagtattatgataaagatttgcaaattgcaacagaaactGGAGACTGGGCCGCAGAAGGAAAAGCATATGGAAGGCTCGGGagtgcttaccagtcactgggtgactatcgaaaagccattaagtatcaagaaaaaaatttgaaaattgcaatagatattggtgatcggggcggagaagaaGCAGCCTATGGACATCTCGGTATTGATTAccactcattgggtgactatggaaaagccattgagtatcaagaaaaacaattgaaaattgcaatagaaattggtgatcggggtggagaagaaGCAGCCTACGGAAACCTCGGTAATGTTTACCAATCACTGgttgactatcaaaaggccatggggtatcatgaaaaacaactgaaaattgcaatagaaattggtgatcggggcggagaagcacgagcctatggaagtctcggcaATGTTTACCAGTCAcagggtgactatcgaaaggccatggagtatcaagaaaaacaactgaaaatttcaacagaaattggtgatcgggaaggagaaggaaaaggctatggaagtctcggtaatgcttaccattcactgggtgaccaTCGAAAAGCCACTGCGTATTatgaaaagaatttgaaaattgcaaaagaaattggcgATCAGGGCGAAGAAGGAAGagcttatcacaacattggaattcaatttatttttcttaaagaaattggaaaaGCGGTGGATAATTTTCGTTCCGCTGTGGGTGTCTTCAATTCCTTGAGATATCTATTGAAGTCTCGAGATGTCTGGAAAATAAATTTTCGTGAGGTGCACGAAGCGGCGTACACTGCTTTATGGGTGTCGTTACTAAGAATTGAGAAAATCGATGAagctttgtttgcggctgaagaaggacgagcgcagactttgtctgacaatttgTCGATTCAATACAAACTAGATGCAGACTTATCATCTGCCACAATTGACATTAAAGGGACAATATCTCGCCTCcttacaaagatttctttaccaactctttttctagcaaCTGAAGACTTTACAAccaacatctggtttctgagaAGGGGAAAGGAAGTTAGATTTCGGAAAGGGAGGCTGGAGTGTGATAGAAGAGAGAAAGATCCTTTACACGCCTTACTGCAatcatgtttaaaaaaaatcggAGCTGATGATACAGAAAGATGTGAGGATCGCACATTTGATaaaattgacaatgaatgctCGTTTGGTCTAGAAATGCGGCGTGAAGGAGTTGGAAAACCATCATCGCCGCCTTTAGATAATCCCTTtcagccattttatgatgcagttattaaCCCAATTCTTGACTTGCTTGAAtctcaagacgacgagttggttATTGTTCCTGACGGTGCGCTGTGCCTTACTCCATGGtccgcagttattgaatcgattaggattcgcattgttccatcacttacaagttatcaattgatcttaagcGTACCCGAAGGACACCACAGGAAGAAAGGgacgcttttggtcggaaatccctGCTTAAAGGAGTTGGAGAAACCCTTTCatgacttaccatgtgctcaagaagaagtagaaatgattgcctCAATTCTCAAGACCACACCTCTGACAGGAATAcatgcaacaaaagctgaagtgatgaaacggatgtcgtcagttggcttaattcatattgctgcccacggagaCGAGCGCACTTgggaaattgctttgtctccaaaccctggatggtgTTCAAAGTTCCCTCAAACAGAggattacattttaaaaatgtccgatgtgcatgctgccaatcttcgagctcatCTTGTGGtgctaagttgctgtcacagtggacgaggcagagtcttgaagggtgagggtgtggtcggtatcgcacgtgctttcttggcagctggttctcgttctgtgttggtggccctgtgggcaatagatgacgaagctaccatggtgttcatgaaaagtttctaccaacacctgaaggaaggaaaaaccgccagtgctgctgttcagcaatcgatgaaattccttcgtgaatctgagcagttttctgagatgaagtactgggctccattccaacttatcggagatgacgtcaaaattGAATTCGAGGaggatgatgacgtcaaaaattGA